In the genome of Burkholderia diffusa, one region contains:
- a CDS encoding acetyl-CoA hydrolase/transferase family protein: protein MSSSRILAPALRSLVRTADEAAALIRPGMTVAMSGFTGSGYPKAVPAALAAHIEAAHARGEDFRINVLTGASTAPELDGALARTDGISMRLPYQSDPTLRDKINAGEVDYQDVHLSHVAQYAWFGLYGDLDVAIVEVAGIREDGRLIPSASIGNNKTWLEQAKHVILEVNSRQPLGLDGMHDVYYGTALPPHRKPIPLTKSDDRIGEPYLRCPAEKIVAIVETDAPDRSNAFSAPDATSKQIALQLIDFLRHEVKRGRLPENLLPLQSGVGNITNAVLAELSSAGFSNLTAYTEVIQDGMLDLLDDGTLSFASATALSLSPAAVQRFADEIATFREKILLRPQEISNHPELVRRLGCIAMNGMIEADIYGNVNSTHVMGTKIQNGIGGSGDFARNGYLSCFMSASTAKGGAISRIVPMASHVDHTEHDVAVVVTEQGLADLRGLSPKQRARKIIATCAHPDYRPMLEDYFERASRESFGKHTPHLLAEALAWHERYVRTGTMKA, encoded by the coding sequence ATGTCTTCTTCACGCATCCTCGCTCCCGCGCTGCGTTCCCTCGTCCGCACCGCCGACGAAGCCGCCGCGCTGATTCGTCCCGGCATGACCGTCGCCATGAGCGGCTTCACCGGCTCGGGCTACCCGAAGGCCGTGCCCGCCGCGCTCGCCGCCCACATCGAAGCGGCCCACGCGCGCGGCGAGGACTTCCGGATCAACGTGCTGACGGGCGCATCGACGGCGCCCGAACTCGACGGCGCGCTCGCCCGCACCGACGGCATCTCGATGCGCTTGCCGTACCAGTCCGACCCGACGCTGCGCGACAAGATCAACGCCGGTGAAGTCGATTACCAGGACGTCCACCTGAGCCACGTCGCACAATACGCATGGTTCGGGCTGTACGGCGACCTCGACGTCGCGATCGTCGAAGTCGCGGGCATCCGCGAGGACGGGCGGCTGATTCCGTCCGCGTCGATCGGCAACAACAAGACGTGGCTCGAGCAGGCGAAGCATGTGATCCTGGAAGTCAATTCGCGCCAGCCGCTCGGTCTCGACGGGATGCACGACGTCTATTACGGCACCGCGCTGCCGCCGCACCGCAAGCCGATTCCGTTGACGAAGAGCGATGACCGGATCGGCGAGCCGTACCTGCGCTGCCCGGCTGAGAAGATCGTCGCGATCGTCGAGACCGACGCGCCGGACCGCAGCAACGCGTTCTCCGCGCCGGACGCCACGTCGAAGCAGATCGCGCTGCAACTGATCGACTTCCTGCGTCACGAAGTGAAGCGCGGCCGCCTGCCGGAAAACCTGCTGCCGCTGCAGTCGGGCGTCGGCAACATCACGAACGCGGTGCTCGCGGAACTGAGCTCGGCCGGCTTCTCGAACCTGACCGCGTACACCGAAGTGATCCAGGACGGCATGCTCGACCTGCTCGACGACGGCACGCTGAGCTTCGCGTCGGCCACGGCGCTGTCGCTGAGTCCGGCCGCCGTGCAGCGCTTCGCCGACGAGATCGCCACGTTCCGCGAAAAGATCCTGCTGCGCCCGCAGGAGATCAGCAACCACCCGGAACTCGTGCGCCGCCTCGGCTGCATCGCGATGAACGGGATGATCGAAGCCGACATCTACGGCAACGTGAATTCGACGCACGTGATGGGCACGAAGATCCAGAACGGTATCGGCGGCTCGGGCGATTTCGCGCGCAACGGCTACCTGTCGTGCTTCATGTCGGCCAGCACCGCGAAGGGCGGCGCGATCTCGAGGATCGTGCCGATGGCGAGCCACGTCGACCATACCGAGCACGACGTCGCGGTGGTCGTCACCGAACAGGGGCTCGCCGACCTGCGTGGCCTGTCGCCGAAGCAGCGTGCGCGCAAGATCATCGCGACCTGCGCGCATCCCGACTACCGGCCGATGCTCGAGGACTACTTCGAGCGCGCGTCGCGCGAGAGCTTCGGCAAGCACACGCCGCACCTGCTCGCCGAGGCGCTGGCGTGGCACGAACGCTACGTGCGCACCGGGACGATGAAGGCCTGA
- a CDS encoding SH3 domain-containing protein codes for MSNTIIRSLCVVLFGIAAVPAVADAQSSAYTNSAAEIYAGPAPDYPVVAQIPPGTALDVFGCLSDYSWCDVALPGVRGWIDAEQLDYPYQGNYVPLLEYGAIIGVPVTGFAIGAYWDRYYRHRPWFHDRDRWERRAEPRVGPGGMPPAYGHPQPGGPIQRAPGGQPPERHDARPSATRGGWNGPNRAPAPQAAPAPAPRPGAGAGAGGARQPAPPPPSAPGGGAPRMMAPPTYQGGGGFGARPQGGGNGGGNRGGGGGGGGGGGGGGGGGGADEFRH; via the coding sequence ATGAGCAACACGATCATCCGAAGTTTGTGCGTCGTTCTGTTCGGCATCGCCGCGGTGCCGGCCGTCGCCGACGCGCAAAGCAGTGCCTACACGAACTCGGCGGCTGAAATTTATGCGGGGCCGGCACCCGATTATCCGGTCGTAGCGCAGATTCCGCCCGGCACCGCGCTGGACGTGTTCGGTTGCCTGAGCGACTACTCGTGGTGCGATGTCGCACTGCCTGGCGTGCGTGGCTGGATCGACGCGGAGCAACTCGACTATCCATACCAGGGCAATTACGTGCCGTTGCTCGAATACGGCGCAATCATCGGTGTGCCGGTGACCGGCTTCGCGATCGGCGCGTACTGGGATCGGTACTACCGCCATCGGCCGTGGTTTCACGATCGCGATCGCTGGGAGCGCCGTGCCGAGCCGCGCGTCGGCCCCGGCGGGATGCCGCCCGCCTACGGGCACCCGCAGCCGGGCGGACCGATCCAGCGCGCGCCGGGCGGTCAGCCGCCCGAGCGGCATGATGCACGGCCATCGGCCACGCGCGGTGGCTGGAATGGTCCGAACCGAGCGCCGGCGCCGCAGGCTGCACCTGCACCTGCACCCAGACCTGGCGCGGGCGCGGGCGCGGGCGGCGCCCGTCAGCCGGCGCCGCCACCACCGTCCGCGCCTGGCGGTGGCGCGCCGCGAATGATGGCGCCGCCGACGTATCAGGGCGGCGGCGGTTTCGGCGCACGGCCGCAAGGCGGTGGAAACGGCGGCGGGAACCGCGGAGGCGGAGGCGGAGGCGGTGGCGGTGGCGGTGGCGGTGGCGGTGGGGGCGGCGCCGACGAATTCCGTCATTGA
- a CDS encoding helix-hairpin-helix domain-containing protein has protein sequence MQTTIGQTHEENRQIAACLREAAQLLADQGANPYRVAAYRASADTIESLADGIRTRFDAGGVDALGALPEVGTGVAQAIAELLVTGRWRLLDRLRGDAERASAFEAVPGIGHALALRIHDQLHIDTLEDLERAARSGQLEAIPGVGPRRAAGIRAALDDVLSRRRRWQGHARDASLGAEPPVELLLYIDRLYRNKAAAGILPTLVSRRLNADVSIQPPVMHMTKGGWHFTALCPYPVRPQESGRTADWVALYFYDALQCENQRTVVTETLGALVGKRIVRGREMECRVYYAG, from the coding sequence ATGCAAACGACCATCGGCCAGACACACGAGGAAAACCGGCAGATCGCGGCCTGCCTGCGCGAGGCCGCGCAGTTGCTTGCCGACCAGGGCGCGAATCCTTATCGGGTTGCCGCCTACCGCGCATCGGCCGATACGATCGAATCACTCGCGGACGGCATTCGCACGCGGTTCGACGCGGGCGGCGTCGATGCGCTCGGCGCACTGCCGGAGGTCGGCACGGGCGTCGCGCAGGCGATCGCCGAACTTCTGGTGACCGGACGCTGGCGCCTGCTCGACCGGCTGCGTGGCGACGCGGAGCGCGCGTCCGCATTCGAAGCGGTGCCGGGCATCGGCCACGCGCTCGCCCTGCGGATCCACGATCAGTTGCACATCGATACGCTCGAGGATCTCGAACGCGCGGCCCGCAGCGGCCAGCTCGAAGCGATCCCGGGCGTCGGCCCGCGTCGCGCGGCAGGCATCCGCGCCGCGCTCGACGACGTGCTGAGCCGGCGCCGGCGCTGGCAAGGCCACGCGCGCGACGCCAGCCTCGGCGCCGAGCCGCCGGTCGAACTGCTGCTTTACATCGACCGCCTGTACCGCAACAAGGCCGCCGCCGGCATCCTGCCCACGCTCGTCTCACGTCGGCTGAACGCGGACGTGAGCATTCAGCCGCCCGTGATGCACATGACGAAAGGCGGCTGGCATTTCACCGCGCTGTGCCCGTATCCCGTGCGCCCGCAGGAGTCCGGTCGCACTGCGGACTGGGTCGCGCTCTACTTCTACGATGCGTTGCAATGCGAGAACCAGCGGACCGTCGTCACCGAAACGCTCGGCGCGCTCGTCGGCAAGCGCATCGTGCGCGGACGCGAGATGGAATGCCGCGTGTATTACGCCGGATGA
- a CDS encoding HpnL family protein → MTRAGLILLSLGTALFVALLAWQGVGAVASTFLAAGWGLALVAAFHVVPLVIDALAISAMFRRGQPGAELGDALRARWVGESVNSLLPAGQIGGPVLMVRHLAQRGTRMADAAAAVTVSTTMQALAQMAFALIGIATFSLYATHESVAHLRTPALIATGVLGALAVAFYVAQRRGLFGRGLRLASKLLGPRDWSSLAARADAIDDAVGALYRDRAKVAKTFALSLVGWIVGTAEVWLALHFLGHPVSWLDALLLESVGQAIRGAAFAIPGSLGAQEGGYLLLAPLVGLPPDAALALSLAKRARELALGLPGLLYLHFSERNWQRRRAPQPIAD, encoded by the coding sequence ATGACACGCGCCGGCCTGATCCTGCTGTCCCTCGGAACGGCACTGTTCGTCGCCCTGCTCGCGTGGCAGGGCGTCGGCGCGGTCGCGTCGACGTTTCTCGCGGCCGGCTGGGGCCTCGCGCTCGTCGCGGCATTCCACGTCGTACCGCTCGTGATCGACGCGCTGGCGATCTCGGCGATGTTTCGCCGCGGCCAGCCGGGCGCGGAGCTCGGCGACGCGCTGCGCGCGCGCTGGGTCGGGGAATCGGTGAACAGCCTGCTGCCCGCCGGGCAGATCGGCGGCCCGGTGCTGATGGTGCGTCACCTCGCGCAGCGCGGCACGCGGATGGCCGATGCAGCCGCCGCGGTCACCGTCAGCACGACGATGCAGGCGCTCGCCCAGATGGCTTTCGCGCTGATCGGCATCGCCACGTTCAGCCTGTATGCAACGCACGAGTCCGTCGCTCACCTGCGCACGCCGGCGCTGATCGCCACCGGCGTGCTCGGCGCCCTCGCCGTCGCGTTCTACGTGGCGCAGCGGCGCGGGCTGTTCGGTCGCGGGTTGCGTCTCGCGTCGAAGTTGCTCGGCCCGCGCGACTGGTCGTCGCTCGCGGCCCGCGCGGACGCGATCGACGACGCCGTCGGCGCGCTGTACCGTGATCGCGCGAAGGTCGCGAAGACCTTCGCGTTGAGCCTCGTCGGCTGGATCGTCGGCACCGCCGAAGTGTGGCTCGCGCTGCACTTCCTCGGGCACCCGGTCAGCTGGCTCGACGCGCTGCTGCTCGAAAGCGTCGGCCAGGCGATTCGCGGTGCGGCATTCGCGATTCCCGGCTCGCTCGGCGCCCAGGAAGGCGGTTACCTGTTGCTCGCCCCGCTGGTCGGCCTGCCGCCCGACGCGGCGCTCGCGCTATCGCTCGCGAAGCGCGCGCGCGAACTCGCGCTGGGCCTGCCGGGACTGCTCTATCTGCATTTCAGTGAAAGAAACTGGCAGCGGCGCCGCGCGCCGCAGCCCATCGCCGACTGA
- a CDS encoding CDP-alcohol phosphatidyltransferase family protein, producing MDQRKNATRSEPPLPRTWDARLARSLVRPLIDTPVTPNHLTTLRLLIGLAGAWCLAQGGFGWSNAGAFLIVLSNFVDHTDGELARISGKSSKIGHFYDLAADALVTVALFVSMGVGIVAQGGQMAASPVLLGAVAGAAVALIFFLRMRIESVAGKAGTKQAFAGGFETEDVLYLLPIVTLVDGVQPFLLAASIGAPLFAAWVVIDWWRIVRRSGVAHENAGPPEVFVSPSAGLARSDRSGGAQSSTEIQASK from the coding sequence ATGGACCAAAGAAAAAACGCAACACGTTCCGAACCGCCCCTGCCACGCACCTGGGATGCGCGGCTCGCGCGCTCGCTCGTCCGACCGCTGATCGACACGCCCGTTACCCCGAATCACCTCACCACCCTTCGTCTGCTGATCGGCCTCGCCGGCGCCTGGTGCCTCGCGCAAGGCGGCTTTGGCTGGAGCAACGCCGGCGCATTCCTGATCGTGCTGTCGAACTTCGTCGACCACACCGACGGCGAACTCGCGCGCATCAGCGGCAAGTCCAGCAAGATCGGTCACTTTTACGACCTCGCGGCCGACGCGCTTGTGACGGTCGCGCTGTTTGTCAGCATGGGCGTCGGCATCGTCGCCCAGGGCGGCCAGATGGCCGCGTCGCCGGTGCTGCTTGGCGCGGTGGCCGGCGCGGCCGTCGCGCTGATCTTCTTCCTGCGCATGCGGATCGAATCGGTCGCCGGCAAGGCCGGCACCAAACAGGCGTTCGCCGGCGGCTTCGAGACGGAAGACGTGCTCTACCTGCTGCCGATCGTGACGCTCGTCGACGGCGTCCAGCCGTTCCTGCTCGCGGCATCGATCGGCGCCCCGCTGTTCGCCGCGTGGGTCGTGATCGACTGGTGGCGCATCGTTCGCCGGAGCGGCGTTGCGCATGAAAACGCCGGGCCGCCCGAAGTTTTCGTGTCCCCCTCGGCGGGCCTGGCGCGCAGCGACAGGTCCGGGGGCGCTCAAAGTTCAACCGAAATCCAGGCTTCCAAATGA
- a CDS encoding MarR family winged helix-turn-helix transcriptional regulator — MDKTYENRIGYLISDVARLQGRLFDRRAKRLGLTRAQSRVLAYLTWKGEMNQARLAEWLEITPISLTRLLDRMEGCGWIERIANDDDRRAFVIRLTDKSRDIFPQMLEVGDTVTDDGLRGFTRDERDTLVRLLGRVRHNLIDSGGE; from the coding sequence ATGGACAAGACTTACGAGAACCGGATCGGCTACCTGATTTCCGACGTGGCCCGCCTGCAAGGACGCCTGTTCGACCGGCGCGCGAAGCGCCTCGGACTGACGCGCGCGCAAAGCCGCGTGCTCGCGTACCTGACGTGGAAGGGCGAGATGAATCAGGCGCGGCTCGCGGAATGGCTCGAGATCACGCCGATCTCGCTGACGCGGCTGCTCGACCGGATGGAAGGCTGCGGGTGGATCGAACGCATCGCGAACGACGATGATCGCCGCGCGTTCGTGATCCGGCTGACCGACAAGTCGCGCGACATCTTTCCGCAGATGCTGGAAGTGGGCGACACCGTCACCGACGACGGGCTGCGCGGCTTCACGCGCGACGAGCGCGACACGCTCGTGCGCCTGCTCGGCCGCGTGCGCCACAACCTGATCGACAGCGGCGGCGAATGA
- a CDS encoding 2OG-Fe(II) oxygenase: MTPSTRDDSVLSPARPAPVRAAAADPDRTVADCVGRLDLDRLHGDYTRQGSFLYLDAFLPADAHAKLAAAARAMQAGLNRNYLPGHKQGGSVSRHTIDEQAPYIAELYRSKALIGFLEKITGDKLMLSPDDDPHAYALYYYTKPGDHIGWHYDTSYYDGRRYTLLIGVIDESSCRLDYELHTRNPDVPDEPGSVQIADGGIVLFDGDKLRHRVTPLGQNETRVSLTFEYVTNPGMRPWKRFISNMKDAIAYFGFRQVFKQLATRRSTGS; this comes from the coding sequence ATGACTCCTAGCACGCGCGACGACTCCGTGCTGAGCCCGGCACGCCCCGCGCCTGTGCGCGCGGCAGCGGCCGATCCCGATCGCACCGTGGCAGACTGCGTCGGCCGTCTCGACCTCGACCGCCTGCACGGTGACTACACGCGCCAAGGGTCGTTCCTGTACCTCGACGCCTTCCTGCCGGCCGACGCGCACGCGAAGCTCGCGGCCGCCGCCCGCGCGATGCAGGCCGGCCTGAACCGCAATTACCTGCCCGGCCACAAGCAGGGCGGCAGCGTGAGCCGGCACACGATCGACGAACAGGCGCCATACATCGCCGAGCTGTACCGGTCGAAGGCGCTGATCGGCTTCCTCGAGAAGATCACCGGCGACAAGCTGATGCTGTCGCCGGACGACGATCCGCACGCGTACGCGCTGTACTACTACACGAAGCCGGGCGACCATATCGGCTGGCACTACGACACGTCGTACTACGACGGCCGCCGCTATACGCTGCTGATCGGCGTGATCGACGAGTCGTCGTGCCGGCTCGACTACGAGCTGCATACGCGCAATCCGGACGTGCCCGACGAACCGGGCTCCGTGCAGATCGCTGACGGCGGCATCGTGCTGTTCGACGGCGACAAGCTTCGCCATCGCGTCACGCCGCTCGGCCAGAACGAGACGCGCGTGTCGCTCACCTTCGAATACGTGACCAACCCCGGCATGCGGCCGTGGAAGCGCTTCATCTCGAACATGAAGGACGCGATCGCGTATTTCGGTTTCCGCCAGGTGTTCAAGCAGCTGGCCACGCGACGGTCGACCGGGTCATGA
- a CDS encoding helix-turn-helix domain-containing protein, with the protein MSRLDIAEVARRSGLPASTLRYYEEKGLIVPNGRHGLRRQYDESVLERLALIALGREAGFSLDDILAMVGTDGRPVIDRAKLDDKADELDRTIRRLGAVRDALRHAAACPAPSHLECPSFRKLLRIAAHRHPARRMKTEGA; encoded by the coding sequence ATGAGCCGTCTGGATATCGCCGAAGTCGCGCGCCGCTCGGGATTGCCCGCGTCGACGCTGCGTTACTACGAGGAAAAGGGATTGATCGTGCCGAACGGCCGTCATGGGCTGCGGCGCCAGTACGACGAGTCGGTGCTGGAGCGTCTTGCGCTGATCGCGCTCGGCCGCGAGGCCGGTTTTTCGCTGGACGACATCCTCGCGATGGTCGGCACGGACGGCCGGCCCGTGATCGATCGCGCGAAGCTCGACGACAAGGCCGACGAGCTCGACCGCACCATCCGACGTCTCGGCGCGGTGCGCGACGCGTTGCGGCATGCGGCCGCCTGCCCGGCTCCGAGTCATCTCGAGTGTCCGTCGTTCCGCAAGCTGCTGCGCATCGCGGCGCATCGTCATCCGGCGCGCCGCATGAAGACGGAAGGCGCGTAA
- a CDS encoding DHA2 family efflux MFS transporter permease subunit, producing MNPAADAPASPLALNRPMLTLSIMLATLIQTLDSTIANVALPHMQGTLSASQDEITWVLTSYIVAAAIATPLTGWLSDRLSMKRLLTISIAGFTIASALCGLSESLVQIVGARLLQGVFGAALVPLSQSILLDINPREKQGQAMAIWGMGVMVGPILGPTLGGWLTDSYNWRWVFFINVPIGAFALAGVLTFLPARAPRPHVKFDAFGFATLALAIGAFQAMLDRGEQLDWFGSYEIRIEALVAALSFAFFLVHTATVGKASFFKSELLRDPNFATGTLFIFVVGAVLYATRALLPPMLQNLMGYPVATTGLVTAPSGAGTMIAMLFVGRLLKYVDARALLFAGLAISALALWQMMQYTIVLSEADIVWPGVVQGFGLGLVFVPLSALSFSTLQPELRADGTATYSLMRNIGSSIGISIVQTLMTRNTQVAHADLATHITPFDPAVQAMAGSHLDIALLDRTINQQAAMIAYLNDFKLMFVATLLMIPLLLLIRPPQKTASVDVAHAAMD from the coding sequence TTGAATCCCGCCGCCGACGCCCCCGCCTCGCCGCTCGCCCTCAACCGGCCGATGCTGACCCTGTCGATCATGCTCGCGACGCTGATCCAGACCCTCGACAGCACGATCGCGAACGTCGCGCTGCCGCACATGCAGGGCACGCTGTCCGCGTCGCAAGACGAAATCACCTGGGTTCTCACTTCCTATATCGTCGCCGCGGCGATCGCGACGCCGCTGACCGGCTGGCTCTCCGACCGCCTCAGCATGAAGCGGCTGCTGACGATCTCGATCGCGGGCTTCACGATCGCGTCCGCGTTGTGCGGGCTGTCCGAGTCGCTTGTGCAGATCGTCGGCGCGCGGCTGCTGCAGGGCGTGTTCGGCGCCGCGCTGGTGCCGCTGTCGCAGTCGATCCTGCTCGACATCAACCCACGCGAAAAACAGGGCCAGGCAATGGCGATCTGGGGGATGGGGGTGATGGTCGGCCCGATCCTCGGCCCGACGCTCGGCGGCTGGCTCACCGACAGCTACAACTGGCGCTGGGTGTTCTTCATCAACGTGCCGATCGGCGCGTTCGCGCTGGCCGGCGTGCTGACATTCCTGCCCGCTCGCGCGCCACGCCCGCACGTGAAATTCGACGCGTTCGGCTTCGCGACGCTCGCGCTCGCGATCGGCGCATTCCAGGCGATGCTCGACCGCGGCGAACAGCTCGACTGGTTCGGCTCGTACGAAATCCGCATCGAGGCGCTCGTCGCCGCACTGAGCTTCGCATTCTTCCTCGTGCATACCGCGACCGTCGGCAAGGCGTCGTTCTTCAAGTCGGAGCTGCTGCGCGACCCGAACTTCGCAACCGGCACGCTGTTCATCTTCGTCGTCGGCGCTGTGCTGTATGCGACGCGCGCGCTGTTGCCGCCGATGCTGCAGAACCTGATGGGCTATCCGGTCGCGACGACGGGCCTCGTCACCGCGCCGAGCGGCGCCGGCACGATGATCGCGATGCTGTTCGTCGGGCGCTTGTTGAAATACGTGGACGCGCGGGCATTGCTGTTCGCCGGGCTGGCGATTTCCGCGCTCGCGCTGTGGCAGATGATGCAGTACACGATCGTGCTGTCCGAGGCGGACATCGTGTGGCCCGGCGTGGTCCAGGGCTTCGGGCTGGGGCTCGTGTTCGTGCCGCTGAGCGCGCTGTCGTTCTCGACGCTGCAGCCGGAGCTGCGCGCGGACGGCACGGCCACCTACAGCCTGATGCGCAACATCGGCAGCAGTATCGGCATCTCGATCGTGCAGACGCTGATGACGCGCAACACGCAAGTCGCGCATGCCGACCTCGCGACCCACATCACGCCGTTCGACCCGGCCGTGCAGGCGATGGCCGGCAGTCACCTCGACATCGCGCTGCTCGACCGCACGATCAACCAGCAGGCCGCGATGATCGCCTACCTGAACGACTTCAAGCTGATGTTCGTGGCGACGCTGCTGATGATTCCGCTGTTGCTGCTGATCCGCCCGCCGCAGAAAACGGCGAGCGTGGACGTCGCACATGCGGCGATGGATTGA
- a CDS encoding sigma-70 family RNA polymerase sigma factor, translated as MTTPRPTLRADTPFDPIIQLLALAGEQGYLTHADLVDALPPESDSPDALDVVRAALADIGIAVLDEPAAPAPFAGAAPADVDRDALDEGRALLGDLARGTGASTDPLALYMRRIHAVPLLKREDEIVLAREIETGRHQILHALAGCPAAVEALLARHAETRASGTAANEGDDVDDGGGDAPAPARYDTLQDAVATVRDALHARGCRSAEYRDARNRLAALLGSLAWVAPAVDEASRVVRVLAAAPVDAGTNAIAGTDAVCFDLVARRALGAALSDGQQKVRDGTRAMLEANLRLVLSIARKYMNRGVDLPDLVQDGCLGLMRAIEKFEYRRGFKFSTYATWWIRQAVARAVADRSRTIRVPVHVGDQHQRVQRHALRFRQRTGRRATPAELAAETGLAEDKLRAVLALPAEPLSLDTPLPDADTGLVDLIEDQASASPFERLADTRMRECVTSLLRSVTPAEADVLRRRFGLGGAEPDTYDAIAQDAGMSRERVRQIEKRALATLRMAAEAEGAQSFLDA; from the coding sequence ATGACTACGCCACGCCCCACGCTTCGGGCGGACACGCCCTTCGATCCGATCATCCAACTGCTGGCGCTTGCCGGCGAACAGGGTTATCTGACACACGCCGACCTCGTCGACGCGCTGCCGCCGGAAAGCGACAGCCCCGACGCGCTGGACGTCGTGCGCGCCGCGCTCGCCGACATCGGCATCGCAGTGCTCGACGAACCCGCCGCGCCGGCGCCGTTCGCGGGCGCGGCACCGGCCGACGTCGATCGCGACGCGCTCGACGAGGGCCGCGCGCTGCTCGGCGATCTCGCCCGTGGCACCGGTGCATCGACCGATCCGCTCGCGCTCTACATGCGCCGCATCCACGCGGTGCCGCTGCTCAAGCGCGAGGACGAAATCGTGCTTGCCCGCGAGATCGAGACGGGCCGCCATCAGATCCTTCACGCGCTCGCCGGCTGCCCGGCGGCCGTCGAGGCGCTGCTCGCGCGCCATGCCGAAACGCGTGCGAGCGGCACGGCCGCCAACGAAGGCGATGACGTCGACGACGGCGGAGGCGACGCGCCGGCACCCGCGCGCTACGACACGCTGCAGGACGCGGTTGCGACAGTGCGGGACGCGTTGCATGCGCGGGGCTGTCGCTCGGCCGAGTATCGCGACGCGCGTAACCGCCTGGCCGCGCTGCTCGGTTCGCTCGCGTGGGTTGCACCGGCCGTCGACGAAGCGAGCCGCGTCGTGCGCGTGCTCGCCGCCGCACCGGTGGACGCCGGGACGAACGCCATCGCGGGCACCGACGCCGTGTGCTTCGACCTCGTCGCGCGGCGCGCGCTCGGCGCCGCGCTGAGCGACGGTCAGCAAAAGGTGCGCGACGGCACGCGCGCGATGCTCGAGGCGAACCTGCGCCTCGTGCTGTCGATCGCGCGCAAGTACATGAACCGCGGCGTCGACCTGCCCGATCTCGTGCAGGACGGCTGCCTCGGCCTGATGCGTGCGATCGAGAAGTTCGAATACCGGCGCGGCTTCAAGTTCTCGACCTACGCGACCTGGTGGATCCGGCAGGCGGTCGCGCGCGCAGTGGCCGACCGCTCGCGCACGATCCGCGTGCCCGTGCACGTCGGCGACCAGCACCAGCGCGTGCAGCGCCATGCACTGCGCTTTCGCCAGCGCACGGGCCGCCGCGCGACGCCGGCCGAACTCGCGGCCGAGACCGGACTCGCCGAGGACAAGCTGCGCGCAGTGCTCGCGCTGCCTGCCGAGCCGCTGTCGCTCGACACGCCGCTGCCCGATGCAGATACCGGCCTCGTCGATCTGATCGAGGACCAGGCATCGGCGAGCCCGTTCGAGCGGCTGGCGGACACGCGCATGCGCGAGTGCGTGACGTCGCTGTTGCGCTCGGTCACGCCGGCCGAGGCCGACGTGCTGCGCCGGCGGTTCGGCCTTGGCGGCGCCGAGCCCGACACCTACGATGCGATCGCCCAGGACGCGGGGATGTCGCGCGAACGCGTGCGGCAGATCGAGAAGCGCGCCCTCGCCACGCTGCGCATGGCCGCGGAGGCCGAGGGCGCGCAGTCGTTCCTCGACGCGTAA